TTGCTGATAAAACTTTTGCCTTTTCCTTTGTTACTGATGCCTTTACCGAGGTTACCGTTAGCATTCATTGATCTAGGACAGTGAGACTCTGAATGCTTAACTGAGTTACAGACAGAGCAAGTTGGAGGAGCCGATTTGCAGCGGGAGATAGTGTGTCCCACTTTCTTGCAATGAGAACAAATGGAGGGAAGCCAGGGACAAGAGACAGAGATCCTACGGATATCACCGCTTTCAAAACTAGCATTAACATAGTTCGGCAAGTGCTTGGTAGGGTCGATAACCGTATAGACCTTTGCGACTTCGATATTGGTGAGATTTTCCGTAGTCGGATGCAAACAAATAGGGTGACCAACAAGTCCTGCAATTTCTTTGAGGGCATCACGGTTAAAGAACTGTAACGGGACTCCCGAAAATTCAAGCCAGACCGGGACCATGGTCAGCGCTGGTTTCTCCTGCTGAAGACCCGGAGACCATTTGGCAACAAACATGGTTTGCCCATCAATTTGCCAAAGACTCTGGCTTAGGATGCAACGTCTAGCGAGAGGACATGGAACTCTGAAAAGAAAAGCATTGCCATCCATTTTAGATACAGATATGTCACGCTTCTGTCGACTCCAAATGCCATTGACAATCGCGTGAACTGCTGCGCGAGCAGGAGCGTCGTCATAAAATTGGCCAATGATAAAAGACTCCCACGCCTTTTTGTTTTTCTCAACGACCTCATTCGGGATGGTGACACAAGCCTCTCCAGATTCAAGGATGAAGGGAGTTTCGGTGGGCACAAGATTGGGAGAGGACCCTTTCCTAAAACCCTTCCATATCTCAGCTGCTTTGAGAGATCCAGGGGATGAGGCTGGAATCGGAGCTGTTGAAGACAAGCCCGTCTGATTTGCGATAGCTGGCACCGGCAAAGTGGCGTCAGGTACCAAGCCTGAAATTGCAGCTTGAGAAGCAGAGGGATCCTTTGGCGGGGAAACGTCACCGGTAGTTACCGAAACATCAGGTACAGGTACATGTATAACTATAGCTGGGGTTTCAAAGGTAGCACTTCCTGTCCCTCCAACATCAAATTGAGAGGCATAGGAGTTCAATGGAGGGGACACAGAAACAGATCTGACGGGAACATCAGGTACAGAACACTCCGTAGCTGGGGTTTCGCTGTTCAGAGAACCTGAAACATCTTCCTCAAGCTCATGAATAACCGGAAGAGACACTGGTTCGGAGGGAAGCAGAGGCGCGAAGGCTCCAACCGGTGAGGGAACCGGAGGCAGAACGTCAACGGCTGGAGAAAACCCAGGCGATGACTCTGAGAGAACATAGGAAGGAGTAGAGTCGGATCCAGATACATGACAAGGAGGAGAAGACGATTTGGGGGGCTTTCTCTTCTTTGCCATGGCGGCGGAGAAAGGCAAACGCCGAGATTGGCGAAGCCGGAGGTGGAAAGATAAGGAACGCACTTTGAATCGCCGTGGAGAGAGAGTAATCGCCTTGGAGAGAGAGTTCTCTTATACCATTTCGTGCAGCGTAAAACCACAAATCTTTCATTTATACTCCTTCAAGCAACATTACAGGCACGGAATTTCATTAGTGTTTCTTCACGACTTGATACTCACTGTAACAATTTGATAGTCGAGACCTGTTGTTGTGTCTTATTCACTTCAACTGTTATTAGGTTTCGCCACGTTAGGGTTCTGTAATGGAAGACAGTAAAAACGCTGGAAAGAACGTATCGGAAGAAACCTCCATATAGATGATATGGCTGCTTGGCACAGGTAATAGCATTGCTAATATATACTTGCATAAATGATTTTTACAAGTGTTTGATGTTTTTTTTTGGGCTAAAATACGAGTGTTGATGTTGTCGATATTAGCCCTGTTCTTTTTGTAGACGCGGCGGCAGCGTCCGGCATCTTAAAAAATACACTTGATCGTGAATGAATCCTTCATTTCACTGTCTATAGAATAAGACGCTAACAACATGGCCACTTAAAATTAACGGGGATTTGTGACGCTGTAAAATCCGGCGTCAGAAAAAATGGAGGATGCAGTGGTTATTTATAAAACGTAGCGACGCCAATTAAATGAGGATGGCGTTAAAAAACTGTTTCCTTTGTATTTTCTTTAACGCGGACGCTGCCGCTGCGTCTACGAAAAGAACATGGCTATTGTAAGTAGTAATAGTGAGTGGACAGAAGAAAGACATGAAACAAAGAAACCAAAACGTAAAGGTCAAGAAAAAGAAGGGCATGATCTTGAAATCGATCATCAGAGGGAAGAGAGACTGAAACAACAAATGGAAATCTCTATGAAGAAAATTGAGAGCTCGGAGTTTTACAAATCATTCTTAAAACAGCTCAAGTCTCCTGAGTTGTCAGGACACATTCACATCATGTCAGGCTCTGAAACACAGCTGCAGATGGTGATTTACGGTATAGGCAGCATTGAGTCTCGTGAAAAACCAAGGTTTCAAATGAGCATTGCAATCTTGATGAAGAGAGAGTTTGATTGGGTTGGCAACAACATTGAAGTATTTGATCCACTCCTCTCCGGAACAGAATCTCGTGTCATAACATTTCTTGGATGCACGGTTCTGTCTGTAAACGAGGAAGCTCGCAGGGAAGTTTTAAAGCCAACTCTTTTCTTTATGCCAATTGTCCGACCAATCTGTACAACAACCTACTGAAAGCAAACTGGAGAATGGATCGGTTGTCCAAAATTGCAATGTTAGGGAACAGCTTTCAGAAGTACAAAGAGAGAGTGTTAGTCGCCAAACGAATTAAAGCTGCACAAAGAATAGCGACCGAGTTTGCTATTGAGCGTGTATGATACCACTCAAGAGTAAATTACTCTTCCGTGAATTATTCTCTCAAATAAAAGGTTCAGTTGCAGTACTTAGGGATCGAATCCACAAGGAGTTAGAGAACCTATTAAATCTAGTCAAAGTATTAATTCTAAGTGTTTGTTGTTTATGGTTTAAAAGTAAATAACAATCCTAATTGAGCAAGTCTATTGCTCGACTAACAAGATGATTGGGGGTGTAACTTATTGAAAGATATTAGATGCAGGGTTTCCATTCAGGTGTTGGAGATTATAATCCTATAGATGCCTAACAGTTGCATGCATGATATATTAAAGCTCAACTCCTTAATCACAGTGATCAGCGATGACAATGTTTCACTGGTTAACTAACTAGATCTTGGATCTCAACTGTCGTCTTTTGATCACAAGAAAGTGTCGATCGATGATCCTATAGGGATATCGATCGATACACCTTTCGCAATATCGTTCGATTGTCAGAAGACAATATCGATCGATGCTTCTAGCTAAGCCCTAGGCGCAGGTTGATAATGCTCACTAGTCTCCTAGATCAGCGGTTAGCATCTCTCTAGCAGTCCTAGCATGACATATTAGATTCAGGACAGGATGGTCAAGGATGCTTGACTCATGCTAATTCCTAGGTTCATGATCTCGCATCTCGACATCGATCGATGGTACAGGATGTGCATCGATCGATCATAATCTTCAATCGTCGAGGCATCTCTTGTATATCAATCGATGGCACTGTTTGTGCATCGAACGATTGCTTCAGATTTTGAGGGTCTTAGGCGATTTTTGTAAAAATTTTATTGAAAAAAAATTTAAGAAAATTTGGGGATTTTTTTAAAAAAAATTGGTGGCCTACGTATATTTAATTTTTTTCAAAAAATTTGGGGATCCTAGACGAATGTTTCATCCGGCTTTACCCATGACCGGTCCTGCATGTGTGTGACAGAAAGTGTTACATAGTAGTCGGCGTTGTGCTGAATCACGCGCAAAACATTATCCACACCTGGCTTGGACATCGTTAGGAAAATGAACAAATCATAGCCGGGAACAAATCATAGCCAACCAATAGAAAGTTGTCATTTTAGATCTAGTATCTTTTAATTAAGGAAACATAATAACTTGCCAAATTATATTAAGCTTTAAAAAAAAAAAAAAAATAAATAAAAATAACAATAGTTCTAAAAAAATATTATTTAAAAAAAATATTTATTTTTAAGATTTAGAGTTTAGTGTTTAAGATTTATAATTTAGAATTTATCCAAATGTTTAGTGTTTTTCCAAGGGTTTAGGGTTTAGGGTTTAGGGTTTACCCAAGGGTTTAGAGTTTACCCAAGGGTTTAAGGTTTTCCCAAGGGTTTAGGGTTTAGGATTAGATTTTAGGGTTTAGTGTTTTGTTGACAACATGTTTAGTGTTTTTCCAAGGGTTTAGGGGTTTACCCAAGGATTTAGGGTTTATCCAAAGATTTAGGGTTTAGGATTTGAGTTTAGGGTTTAGTATTAGATTTTAGGGTTTAGTGTTTTGTTGACAACATTTTTCTTTTTTGAATTCGTTTTTTATATATTATTTTTATTTATTTTTAAATTTTATTTTGAAAAAATAATATAATTTGCAAGTTATTTGGTTTTCTTAATTAAAAGATAATAGATTTAAAATAACAATTTTATATTGGTTGATGAACCTTGAACCCCTAGGGGGTGAATCTAAGAATAACTCTAAATTTAAAGGGTCATTAACATTTCCAACCAAACGTTTTATATGTTATAAACCAAATTAGATAAAATGCAATTATGAAAAAAAAACTAGAATTCTTATATTGTTCAACAAAAGAAATCTATTACTAGTATCAATGAATGCACATATCATGTGATGTCCAACAAAACTTCAATTATTGTAGTCGCGTCTAGTTCAGTTAAGAAAAAAATATTTATTAAATAATAAATAAATCATTAATTTTCGTTTGGAAGTAAAAATCAAACATCATGAAAAATATGAATAGTTAGATCTAATAACTGTAAATGACTAATTTCAGATCTAATATAGGTAGTTCTATTTTCGATGATAGTGTAAGATAAGAAAATCATATTCTTTTGTTTTGCTAAGAAAAATATATAACATTATCGTTAGCTGTTTAGGCAAGATAGTAAATTATATTAAATTTTAATGTTATTAATATATTTAACATTTTGGCCTTTTGGTTTGGTTAAGTTTTAAATAGAATCAAACCAAACATTTTGGGTTGCTAAAAAATAACCAAATAGTTGGGACAATTTGGTTTTGATTTGGTTTGAAATTTGCCTCTTTTTTTTTTCTTTTTTGCCAAACTCAAAACATTATAGTATTAAATGAAGCAAAGCGATGCTTAAGGTTTAGTCACCCGCTCAAAAATAGTTGTAATGAAGACAAGTCTGGCTATTAAAACAAATTATAGGCCCAAACGTTTTGTGTATATATATGAATGTAGCTAGGGTTTCCGACTTGCTCAGTTTGTTTAGGAGGCAGGGTTAATCATGGGAAAGACTCGGGGCATGGGAACAGGGCGTTGTAGACCCATAGGGTTACCACGTCCTCGCCGTTCTCTATTCCGACCTCTCTCAGTCGGAGAAAGATGCTTACAACGAAAGAGGTGTCCGTTAATTTTTGATACTTATTAATTAATTAATTAATTAGCAGTATACATATAGATCTATATGAATGGTGATGGTTCTTGTTGCCGCCCAGATTGGCCGCGCTGCGTCGCACGAAGAATACACTAGGCTCTCAAGTCTCGTTGCCTATCAAATCAGATAAGAGTCTGAAGAGAACTGATCAGACCACTCTTGTCTCCGGAACTGATATTCAGGTTATATAATCTACTTATTTTTGTTTTTGTTTTTGTTTGGTCGGGAAATTTATTAGTTTGATTATTAATCACGACAACTTATATAACAGGGAAAGTTGTCGTCTGATGTTGTTGATAGCACCTCGAAGCCTCAGACGTCATCATCAAGGTTGTGCTATATAATTAAGCAGTAGCTAGGTGGTATTTGTTGTTAACATTATGTATGGTTGTTGTTGCTAATCTTATACAGTTTGGTCGGGATGAAGAAAACACTAGGTTCTCAAGCCTCGTTGCTACGTTGTTCTGCCTGTATGCAAATAATCCACTCTGATAAGAGTCTAAAGGGATCTTCTGATCAGGATCAGACCACTCTTGTCTCCCTAATTGATATTCAGGTTATATAATCTACATCTTTTTATTTTGGTTGAGAAGTATTCATTAATTAATTTGATTATTAATTACAGCACCATTTATATATGACAGGAAAAGTTGTCGTCTGATATCGTTAGTAGCACCTCCAAGCCTCATCAAGGTGTCGTCTATTTGTTTTGATTATCAATAATGTGTGTGTGTACACGTGGTTGTTGTCGCTCACATTATGTTTTTTTTCTTGCACTACTACGCATAGGTAAGCGTCTCCGATCAAATTCAAAGATGCACAAGCCCAAAGCTCTTCTAAAGAAGAAGAAGAAGAAGAAGAGCTCACGCAAAGCTGTACCCGCCACCTAAGTTACCACCACTCTCTTTTTTATTTTGTTACTTTTTATGCTTGATCAGGACTTTAAAAAAAAAGAACCTTTTATTTAAGTTATATGTTTGATTTTGTGAAATCCTTGTCATGATAATGTGCCAGTTGTCTTTTTATCCTTTGTATACTAGCTGATTTGGTCATTTCACTGATCCGCGGCGTTACAAAAAGAACATAAACAGCCGAGAGTGCAACTTGAGCAAAAGGATGAATATCATCACTCCCATTGATAAACTTAATTCAGTGATTGATATGTTGCGTATAGTCGTCCATAATGATGGAAGATTCGTCTGAATCTCACTTATATTCATATTTTTATCAGAGAAGAGAAATGTACAAGTGTTTTGATAGACTAATATGCCTCCTATTTCCCGACAACTTCTGTTAAGGAACAAGTGACTAGAGTCTTAGGATTATCTCTATCTAAATAATTTACAAAGTCGTATGCAGAACGGCATCAAATTATCATTTCAGTTTTACATAGTTTCTACATTTCTATCAAACACCCAATGATGACCTAGCTAGTATGAATGAAGAAGAAGCTGGCATGGCACTTATGAATGTGGGAAAAAAAGGGGGGAATCTCCGCCCTTCAATGATGCGACCTCGAACCAAACCTTCAAATCCCCAATTTCGCGGCATAGAAGCCACAATTGCACGAATGTTTTGTGCAACCTCTGAGGGCAAGACGAAAGGCGCATCGTCACACCCGAGATTGACATCTTGTAGCGTTCTTCGGATATTGTCCGCCGTTGATAACACACTGATGAAGAGATACCAAATGAAAGAGAGATTTGGAAAATAGATGATGAAAGTGCTAGTAAAGTTTCCATATTTTCGATTGATATTTATAGGACCTTTTCCAACTTGGAAATGATCCCACTTCATCACGATTTTCGTCAGAGATCGTGGGGATACATGGCATCGTGGTCAGTATCAACAAATTAACCGACCCTCTGATTGAGAAATCACCTTCAACCACCCAGACGGTGGCGAGAAACTTCAGGGAAAGTAACCGTTTCAGAATCGGTTTTTTTGTCGCCATCCAAATGTTACCAAACCCTAGTTATCCTTGGTAAATTTTTTAAACATTGTAGTATTAAATGAAGAAAAGCGATGCTTAGGCCATGATTATAGTTTTTTAAAAAAAAAAAAAAAATTAAAAAGCAAACCAATCGCGGGCCGCCACGTGTCAGTGGGGCCCACGAACAGTGTAAGAAACTCACTAAGATCGGCTCTTAATTAGTAGTTTTTGTAACCGATCCTTAAAAGTTTTGCGGGGCCCACGTACTAAGAAACCCACTAAGGATCTTGGATAATCATGTTTTAAGGTTTAGTCACCCGCTCAAAAATAGTTGTAATGAAGACAAGTCTGGGTATTAAAACAAATTATAGGCCCAAACGTATGGGCTAGACTTGGAATTAAAGAATATAAACCTGGGAATAGGCCCAACGTTTTGTGTGTATATATGAATGTAGCTAGGGATTCCGACTTGCCAGTTTGTTTAGGAGGCAGAGTTAGTCATGGGAAAGACTCGGGGCATGGGACCAGGGCGTTCTTCACGCATGAGGAGACCACCTTACCGTTCTCTATTCCGACCTCTCTCAGTCAGAGAAGAACGAAAGAGGTGTCCGTTTATTTTTGATACTTACTCTCTCTGTTTCGTAATAATTGATGTTTTGTAATAGTGCACAAATATTAAAAAAATTATATTTTTCTAGAAAAATATTTTAAAGATATAATTTTAAAATCAGTTAACCAATTATAAAAAAGAGTAAAATCTAATTGGTTGAACAGTTTCCAATAAAGTTAAAGTTAACCTTAAAATTTCAAAACTTGATTAAAATTTCAAAACTTCATTTCTATATTGAAACCGGAGGGAGTGTTAATTAATTAATTAGCAGTATATATATATAGATCTATATGAATGGTGGTTGTTCTTGTTGCCGCCCAGATTGGCCGCACTGAGTCGCATGAAGAATACACTAGGCTCTCAAGTCTCGTTGCCTATCAAATCAGATAAGAGTCTGAAGAGAACTGATCAGACCACTCTTGTCTCCGGAACTGATATTCAGGTTCTATAATCTACTTATTTTTGTTTTTGTTTGGTCGGGAAATTTATTAGTTTGATTATTAATCACGACAACTTATATAACAGGGAAAGTTGTCGTCTGATGTTGTTGATAGCACCTCGAAGCCTCAGACGTCATCATCAAGGTTGTGCTATATAATTAAGCAGTAGCTAGGTGGTATTTGTTGTTAACATTATGTATGGTTGTTGTTGCTAATCTTATACAGTTTGGTCGGGATGAAGAAAACACTAGGTTCTCAAGCCTCGTTGCTACGTTGTTCTGCCTGTATGCAAATAATCCACTCTGATAAGAGTCTAAAGGGATCTTCTGATCAGGATCAGACCACTCTTGTCTCCCTAATTGATATTCAGGTTATATAATCTACATCTCTCTTTTTTTAATATTTTGGTTGAGAAATTCATTACTTTGATTATTAACTACAGCACCATTTATGTATGACAGGAAAAGTTGTCGTCTGATATCGTTAGTAGCACCTCCAAGACTCATCAAGGTGTGTATTTGTTTTGATTATCAATAATGTGTGTGTGTACACGTGGTTGTTGTCGCTCACATTATGTTTTTTTTCTTGCACTACTACGCATAGGTAAGCGTCTCCGATCAAATTCAAAGATGCACAAGCCCAAAGCTCTTCTAAAGAAGAAGAAGAAGAAGAGCTCACGCAAAGCTGTTTCCGCCACCTAAATTACCACCACTCTTTTTTATTTTGTTACTTTTTATGCTTGATCAGGACTTTAAAAAAAAAGAACCTTTTATTTAAGTTATATGTTTGATTTTGTGAAATCCTTGTCATGATAATGTGCCAGTTGTCTTTTTATCCTTGTATACTAACTGATTTGGTCATTTCACTGATCCGCGGCGTTACAAAAAAAACATAAACAAAACATAAGTTGTGTTAGATGCCCACAACTTCTGTCGACGTTCTTAGATGTAATTATGTAAGTTAACAAGAAAAATATGTTGCTGGTGATCAAGAAACAGCCGAGAGTGCAACTTGAGCAAAGGGATGAATATCATCACTCCCATTGATCAACTTAATTCAGTGATTGATTCGTCTGAGTCTCACTTAGATTCATATTTTTATCAGAGAAGAGAAATGTACAAGTGTTTTGATAGACTAATATGCCTCCTATTTCCCGACAACTTCTGTTAAGGAACAAGTGACTAGAGTCTTAGGATTATCTCTATCTAAATAATTTACAGTCGTATGCAGGACGGCATCGTTTTAGTGTAAACTTTTCAGTATTTAAAAGTATTCAGTGAAACTAAATTCACTATGAAATTAATCATCAAATTATCATTTCAGTTTTCCATAGTTTCTACATTTCTATCAAGCACCGAATGATGACTTGGCTAGTATGAATGAAGAAGAAGCTGGCATGGCACTATATAAATGTGGGAAAAAAACGGGGGAGTCGTCTGTCTTCTTCATTGGAACTTGTCAGCTTCTTCAGCCATCCCGTGATTAAGTTAATGGCGGAATCGCACAATTGGAACATGAAAGATGGATTCGGCGTTTCATCATCAGTGTTAAGGTATCGATCTAGGTTCTTGTTCTTGTATAGTTCTTCTATACTACGGCTTGTGTTAATCAGTTCGAATAGATCTATAATGATGAGGAAGACGATGATCCGTGTAACTGAATGTGGAATCCTCTTTGTAACAAACTGATGACCCAGTTGGCTACAGCCCCGTCTTCTTGTTTCCATCATTAAACTCGTAAGCCCAATAATCGGCCCAGACCTAAACGACATAACTTCACAAATCTCCACCTTCTCGATTAGGTCTTTTCAAACCAAACCTTTCCGCCGAACACTGTTCATCTCTTCCAACTACAGACCATGTCGAAATCTCCTCAAAGAAGCCACATTGGCTCAAACAGCCACTGCGAACAACAAGCCCTTTCTAGCTCCACCTTCTCCGGTACGAAGCCCTGGCCCACTCTTGTTTGTTCCTGATCGAGAACCATCTCCTACTCTCACTCAGTCACTCTTCCAGCTGATTTCAAAATCCCAGACAAAATCCTAGTACCTCCTAGAGTAGAACCAGACAAACAGACGACTCTGACCCTTTCTAAACTAGCTGAAACCCCAAAGACAAACCAATCTCGAATACTGTAAGTAATTCACTTTCTTCGAAATCTAATTTATTTCCCAAATATAACATATATCTTACTCGCTCGCTTCTTCAAAGACAACGAGCACCTGAACCTCTTTGGAGAAATTCCAGTAACCCCATCGTAAGTAACTAAACTCTTCCATCTGCTAGTTAATCTTATTGTTTTTTTCTCAGAATCAAACCACTAACACGTTCGCTCTCTGACTTTCATGTACTCCTTCTGATGAGACGGCCAAACAACAGAACCATCGAGGAGTACCTCAATACGCGTTCAGGTAATGACCCCTAGCGTTGCGAGATGCTTCTCGAACATGTTACCAGGTAAACTCTTAGTTAGTAAGTCTGTAAGATTTAGTACTTATGGATCTTTAGGACTTTAACCATGCCAAAATCGATGATATCTCGAATGAAATTAATTTTGTTGGCAATATGTTTAGTCATTTCATGATGAACAGAGTTCTTAGTTAGGCAAATAGCATTCTATAAATTACAATGCAGCTTAAAATACTCTGAATCAAAACCCAATTCACTGCAGAACTCTGTCAACCATAACCCTTCCTTTGTGGGGTCTGACAAAGCCATGTACTCAGCCTCTGTTGTAGACAATGTTACAACATGCTGCAGTGATGATCACCAGCTAACAATATTACCTCCCACTTAAAAAACATAGCCGGTCACTGATCTTCGCTTGTCAAGATCAGTTGAATAACCCGAGTCACTGAAATTTTCAATATCAAAGTGTTATGACTTTAAGAAGGTCAAGCAAACATCCTTAGCTCCTTGTGGATATTTTAGTATTCACTTCACATCTTCCCAGTGCTCTCTGCTAGGCTTCGACATGAACCTGCTGACCAAGCCAACATCGAAGGAAAAATCTGGCCTCGAACCAACCATCACATACATCAGACTTACAACGGCGCCAGCGTATGGAACTATATCCATAACTTTTAACTCCACTAGCCACTCCTTGTCTGTAAAACTCTTGAGCTTGAACAGCGTATTTGTAGGAGTTATGACTGGCTTGCAAAACTCCATCCCAATAACTTGTTCAACAGCCAGAGTGGCATATAAGCTATAGATGTATTACAACAGAAATTTACATGTTAGAAAAATCTTTGCAACTGGTAGAGAAAAAAGAAAGCTTTTCAAGAAACAATGGAATAGTATATGATTCAAAACAAGGCGTCGAAGAGAATATACATTTATATACATAGATAATTTAGAATGAGGCCGAACTTAGAGAGATAGGTCTCGTCATCTTGGATGAATTTAGCCTCATTTTATAAAGTGACCAAGAACAAAAGTGTAACCAACACGAGAACACGTTCAACCCTAGTTCTAGGCGTTGAACACAACAATTTTAATAAAAAGTTTTTTTTTTTTATGTTTAGAAAACTTCTTAAAAACTAAACACAAGCTATTATTCTTTCTTTCTTTCTTATGAGATCATCTTACATTTAGATCTCCTTATATAGGTAATATGGATCCATAACTTAACCTATTACATAATGAATTAGGTCTTTCCTTTTTTTCTAATTCTAATAGCTTTAGTTATCCTAATTACTTTTAAGAATAACTTATTTTTCTTTATTACTTCCTTTTTAGTGATGTTGAAGCTTATCTCCAACATTCTCCCACTTAAGTTTCTTCCATTGCTGAGGTCTTGAACTCGAATCAGCTCCCTCATCTCTTTGAACTTGATTCTTGCTAACGCCTTGGTCAAGATGTCTGCGCCTTGCTCACTTCCTGCAATGTGTTCAACGACGATCTGTTCCTTCTTAACACATTCCTGAATAAAATGATATCGTTTGTGGATGTGTTTGCTTCGACGGTGGAACACTGGATTCTTAGTGAGTGCAATGGCAGATTTGTTGTCAACATATAATGTTGTCTTCACGCACTTCCTTCCCATGATTTCACTCAACAATTTTTGAAGCCATATCGCTTGTTTTGCAGCTTCCGTTGCAGCCATGAATTCAGCTTCACAGGATGACAAAGCCATTGTTTCTTGCTTCTGAGAAAACCATATAACTGGCGTTGTATCATAGCAAAACAGATGTCCTGTCGTGCTCTTTCCATCGTCCTGATCCGTGTTGTGAC
This genomic interval from Brassica oleracea var. oleracea cultivar TO1000 chromosome C2, BOL, whole genome shotgun sequence contains the following:
- the LOC106321293 gene encoding uncharacterized protein LOC106321293 isoform X2; the protein is MGKTRGMGPGRSSRMRRPPYRSLFRPLSVREERKRLAALSRMKNTLGSQVSLPIKSDKSLKRTDQTTLVSGTDIQGKLSSDVVDSTSKPQTSSSSLVGMKKTLGSQASLLRCSACMQIIHSDKSLKGSSDQDQTTLVSLIDIQDQTTLVSGIGIQEKSSSDVVDSTSKPQTSSSSLVGMKKTLGSQASLLRCSACMQIIHSDKSLKGSSDQDQTTLVSLIDIQEKLSSDIVSSTSKPHQGKGLRSNSKMHKPKALLKKKKKKSSRKAVSAT
- the LOC106321293 gene encoding uncharacterized protein LOC106321293 isoform X1 yields the protein MGKTRGMGTGRCRPIGLPRPRRSLFRPLSVGERCLQRKRLAALRRTKNTLGSQVSLPIKSDKSLKRTDQTTLVSGTDIQGKLSSDVVDSTSKPQTSSSSLVGMKKTLGSQASLLRCSACMQIIHSDKSLKGSSDQDQTTLVSLIDIQDQTTLVSLIDIQDQTTLVSGIGIQEKSSSDVVDSTSKPQTSSSSLVGMKKTLGSQASLLRCSACMQIIHSDKSLKGSSDQDQTTLVSLIDIQEKLSSDIVSSTSKPHQGKGLRSNSKMHKPKALLKKKKKKSSRKAVSAT
- the LOC106321293 gene encoding uncharacterized protein LOC106321293 isoform X3; this translates as MGKTRGMGTGRCRPIGLPRPRRSLFRPLSVGERCLQRKRLAALRRTKNTLGSQVSLPIKSDKSLKRTDQTTLVSGTDIQGKLSSDVVDSTSKPQTSSSSLVGMKKTLGSQASLLRCSACMQIIHSDKSLKGSSDQDQTTLVSLIDIQDQTTLVSLIDIQDQTTLVSGIGIQEKSSSDVVDSTSKPQTSSSSLVGMKKTLGSQASLLRCSACMQIIHSDKSLKGSSDQDQTTLVSLIDIQDQTTLVSGIDIQVI